The sequence ACGCATTTATGAATAGCCAACTATTCAACAGAAGAGATCTCATTGCTTATTTTATTGTCGCTGCTATTGGCGCTTCACTGCAACTGGTAGTTGGTACTTTACTTCAGGAATGGTTTCAGGTAACGTATGAGCAGGCGCTGCTCGCTGGTTATGTAGCTGCTTTTTTTATTGGATTCTATCTGACCAAACTCTTTGCTTTTAACGCGAAAAACTCGGCCAAAACCCGGCGGGAAATTGCCAAATTCACGCTTGTTTCAGTACTATCCTGCATCATCACTGTTTACGGCTCTTCGCTGCTTTACACGTTTTCAATCGAAACATTCCGGTCAATTGTAGTTAAAATTCCTTCCTCGGTGAAAGAAGTAAATGTCAATAAATTGGTGGCGCATACCTCCGGAATGGGCCTTAGTTTTATCAGTAATTACATTCTTCACAAACAGTTTACGTTTCGAAATACCGGCTTTTACGACAAGCTGAAGAAATTACTGAATTTGTAGTTAACGGCTTGTTTTTCTCCGAAGAGAATAATGGTATGTAGCACCCGGCTGATAATTAAGGCCAAACTGGAATTGGAAAAGCCCACGCTTTATTTCTGGATAAGAAGGAAATGCATTACCCTGCCAGTTAATCGCAAGATCTATACGTATTGATGAGACTACGCCAACACTTATTCCTGCTGTAAGTGAGCGTGAATGGATAGCAGTAGGTTTATTGCTGGCAGTATAACTAAAATTTGAGCCGCTAATCGTACTGTATGAGCCTGTTGGTGTTGTTATGACGGTAACAACGGCT comes from Spirosoma aureum and encodes:
- a CDS encoding GtrA family protein is translated as MNSQLFNRRDLIAYFIVAAIGASLQLVVGTLLQEWFQVTYEQALLAGYVAAFFIGFYLTKLFAFNAKNSAKTRREIAKFTLVSVLSCIITVYGSSLLYTFSIETFRSIVVKIPSSVKEVNVNKLVAHTSGMGLSFISNYILHKQFTFRNTGFYDKLKKLLNL